From a single Lolium rigidum isolate FL_2022 chromosome 7, APGP_CSIRO_Lrig_0.1, whole genome shotgun sequence genomic region:
- the LOC124676289 gene encoding E3 ubiquitin-protein ligase RNF14-like: MVRKSSKRRGGPGCVAPAPELHWKAINPIPTPAEIPECSRAAEAPLDAFVDIVDEERLGLDVPAIAGVEEEIVRALAEMGMELTEEELRANDQMQEDEILVLGAIFGDSLVMLNKKEGQRSFQIHVHIEIPDGIDVSASLDYGTGTLNYGGICDGDASDNLVYKFRVEHLPPIQLTCYLPSSYPSHQPPIFTISTEWLGKVKISSLCQMLDMIWEEQQGMEVIYQWVQWLQNSCLSHLGFSDEIILSKGDLTCDEDGEDKRACPDDSAPDVIIPRIMRYNDDKRHEAFLHDIHDCMICFSECAGVDFIILPCHHYFCRKCMQTYCKMHVKEGTVLKLTCPDTKCGGVVSPNILKTLLEEKEFERWEGLLLQRTLDAMNDLVYCPRCETACLEDECNDAVCPSCLFSFCTLCTNHRHVGKECMTAEERIRMLEERLKSRKLQSDQKKIDEARSLQTIMRDAKQCPRCKIAISKIEGCNKMACTNCGHYFCYQCNSEISGYDHFSYRSGACQLFPREEIDRWEAQMNPGRRRVQHQVDDPVPAPAPVPEVRYYYPCPTCGKQRAKIGNNNHIRCSSCRTHFCALCRKTVDKTSRHFGPRGCKQHTADQ; encoded by the exons ATGGTGCGGAAGTCGTCGAAGCGGAGGGGCGGCCCCGGGTGTGTCGCGCCCGCGCCGGAGCTCCACTGGAAGGCCATAAACCCTATCCCCACCCCCGCCGAGATCCCCGAGTGCTCCCGCGCCGCCGAGGCCCCCCTCGACGCCTTTGTGGACATAGTGGACGAGGAGCGCCTCGGGCTCGACGTCCCCGCCATCGCTGGTGTGGAGGAAGAAATTGTAAGAGCGCTGGCGGAGATGGGCATGGAGTTGACTGAGGAGGAGTTGCGCGCTAACGATCAGATGCAGGAGGACGAG ATACTTGTCTTGGGAGCAATTTTTGGAGACAGTCTAGTCATGTTAAACAAAAAAGAAGGTCAACGGTCTTTCCAG ATTCATGTGCATATTGAGATCCCAGATGGTATAGATGTATCGGCAAGTCTCGACTATGGTACTGGAACATTAAATTATGGGGGAATATGTGATGGTGATGCCTCCGATAATCTTGTTTACAAGTTTAGAGTTGAGCATTTGCCTCCAATCCAGCTAACCTGCTACCTGCCTTCGTCATACCCGAGTCATCAACCTCCAATTTTCACCATCTCCACCGAATGGCTGGGCAAGGTGAAGATTTCGTCATTATGTCAAATGTTGGATATGATTTGGGAAGAGCAACAGGGCATGGAAGTAATATATCAGTGGGTTCAATGGCTCCAAAACTCTTGCCTTTCTCACCTAGGGTTTAGTGATGAGATAATTTTAAGCAAGGGTGATCTAACCTGTGATGAAGATGGTGAGGATAAGCGTGCTTGTCCAGATGATTCTGCACCTGATGTTATAATTCCAAGGATTATGAGATACAATGATGATAAGCGTCATGAAGCCTTCTTGCATGATATCCATGACTGCATGATTTGTTTCAGCGAGTGTGCTG GTGTCGATTTCATCATACTTCCATGTCATCATTACTTTTGCCGGAAATGTATGCAAACATATTGCAAAATGCATGTCAAGGAAGGAACTGTATTGAAGTTGACCTGTCCTGATACAAAATGCGGAGGCGTCGTTTCTCCTAATATATTGAAAACACTGCTGGAGGAGAAAGAGTTCGAACGTTGGGAAGGATTGCTTCTTCAGAGAACTCTTGACGCCATGAATGATTTGGTTTATTGTCCAAGGTGCGAAACTGCTTGCTTGGAAGATGAATGTAATGATGCAGTGTGTCCGAGTTGTCTATTCAGTTTCTGCACACTTTGTACAAATCACCGTCATGTTGGGAAAGAATGTATGACTGCAGAGGAAAGAATTCGTATGTTGGAG GAACGGCTAAAATCTAGGAAACTACAGAGCGATCAGAAAAAGATAGATGAAGCACGCAGCCTCCAGACAATTATGAGAGATGCAAAACAGTGCCCAAGATGCAAGATCGCTATATCTAAGATAGAGGGATGCAATAAGATGGCATGTACGAACTGCGGGCATTACTTCTGCTACCAATGTAACTCTGAAATTTCTGGATATGATCATTTCAGTTACAG ATCGGGTGCATGCCAACTTTTTCCTCGGGAGGAAATCGATAGATGGGAAGCGCAAATGAATCCAGGGAGAAGGAGGGTTCAACACCAAGTGGATGATCCAGTTCCAGCACCTGCCCCAGTGCCCGAAGTACGATATTATTACCCTTGTCCTACGTGTGGCAAACAACGTGCAAAG ATTGGAAACAATAACCACATCAGGTGTTCGTCATGCCGCACACACTTTTGTGCATTGTGTCGGAAGACTGTAGATAAAACTTCACGGCATTTTGGTCCCAGGGGATGCAAGCAGCATACTGCAGATCAATGA
- the LOC124675172 gene encoding glucan endo-1,3-beta-glucosidase 4-like — protein MLTRRLQGCTALLLVFLLSNVSGSFTEETEGESKRRSLATGQFCVAIQGADPTALQTGLNFACGPGHADCSAIQPGGKCYKANDLPALASYAYNDYYQRNVASGATCSFSGTATTTTTDPSSGQCVFAGSSMAGGSNSSTPGAIAPSSFTPPSSTFTPGFTPGFGSPAGSFNPLPDAADSLMAGARRSLCVLLLLLPLSFFF, from the exons ATGTTGACCAGAAGACTGCAGGGATGCACCGCTCTTCTTCTCGTGTTTCTCCTCTCCAACGTGTCAG GCAGTTTCACTGAAGAAACGGAAGGAGAAAGCAAGAGGCGGTCGCTAGCGACGGGGCAGTTCTGCGTGGCAATACAGGGAGCGGACCCGACAGCGCTGCAGACGGGGCTCAACTTCGCGTGCGGCCCGGGCCACGCCGACTGCTCGGCCATCCAGCCCGGCGGCAAGTGCTACAAAGCCAACGACCTGCCGGCGCTGGCCTCCTACGCCTACAACGACTACTACCAGCGTAACGTCGCCTCCGGCGCCACCTGCAGCTTCAgcggcaccgccaccaccaccaccaccgatccCA GCTCGGGGCAGTGCGTCTTCGCGGGAAG CTCCATGGCGGGAGGGTCGAACTCGAGCACGCCGGGAGCGATCGCCCCGTCCAGCTTCACCCCTCCGTCGTCGACCTTCACGCCGGGCTTCACGCCTGGCTTCGGGAGTCCAGCCGGCTCCTTCAACCCCCTGCCGGACGCCGCTGACAGCCTCATGGCCGGCGCTCGCAGGTCGCTCTGCGTGCTGCTTCTTCTGCTGccgctctccttcttcttctga
- the LOC124676290 gene encoding E3 ubiquitin-protein ligase RNF14-like, with amino-acid sequence MPRKSWKPRGGPGRVAPALELQSKALDPNPIPAEVPECSRAAEVPDDGASVVVEVGRLRLDSPVAAAEDVLAEDGIVGELVGFGGVETELSEQELRANHQMQEDEIFALEAIFGDSLVILNKTEGRRSFQIHVHIEIPDGIDVSARLNYGTGTLNYGGISDADASDNLIYKFRVEHLPPILLTCYLPPSYPSHQAPLFTISTEWLDKVKISSLCQMLDMIWEGQQGMEVIYQWVQWLQNFSLSHLGFSDEIILSKGDLTCDEDGEDKRACLDDSAPDVIIPRIMRYNDDKRHEAFLQDIHDCMICFSECAGIDFIILPCHHFFCRKCMRTYCKIHVKEGSVLKLKCPDTKCEGVVSPNVLKTLLAEDEFERWEKLLLQRTLDAMNDLVYCPRCEAACLEDESNDAVCPSCLFSFCTLCKSHRHVGKQCMTAEERIRVLEERLKSRQLDSDQNQLEEVRNLQAIMRDAKQCPRCKIAISKISGCNKMTCSNCGHYFCYQCNFAIVGYDHFRPGACDLFSREEMNRWEEQMNPERRAGAPAPAPAPLAEGRYRHPCPTCGKPCPKIGNNNHISCTSCHTQFCALCRKTVQRTSQHFGPRGCKQHTADPD; translated from the exons ATGCCGCGGAAGTCGTGGAAGCCGAGGGGCGGCCCCGGACGCGTCGCGCCCGCGCTGGAGCTCCAGTCGAAGGCCCTGGACCCTAACCCCATCCCCGCCGAGGTCCCCGAGTGCTCCCGCGCCGCCGAGGTCCCGGACGACGGTGCCTCCGTGGTAGTGGAGGTGGGCCGCCTCCGCCTCGACTCCCCCGTCGCCGCTGCTGAGGATGTTCTGGCGGAGGATGGAATTGTGGGGGAGCTGGTGGGGTTTGGCGGGGTGGAGACGGAGTTGAGTGAGCAGGAGCTGCGGGCTAACCATCAGATGCAGGAGGACGAG ATATTTGCCTTGGAAGCAATTTTTGGAGACAGTCTAGTCATTTTGAACAAAACAGAAGGTCGACGGTCTTTCCAA ATTCATGTGCATATTGAAATCCCAGATGGTATAGATGTGTCGGCAAGGCTCAACTATGGTACTGGAACATTAAATTATGGGGGAATATCTGATGCTGATGCCTCTGATAATCTTATTTACAAGTTTAGAGTTGAGCATTTGCCTCCAATCCTGCTAACATGCTACCTGCCTCCATCATACCCGAGTCATCAAGCTCCCCTTTTCACTATATCCACCGAATGGCTGGACAAAGTGAAGATTTCGTCATTATGTCAAATGCTGGATATGATTTGGGAAGGGCAACAGGGCATGGAAGTAATATACCAGTGGGTTCAATGGCTCCAAAACTTTTCCCTTTCTCACCTAGGGTTCAGTGATGAGATAATTTTAAGCAAGGGTGATCTAACCTGTGATGAAGATGGTGAGGATAAGCGTGCTTGTCTAGATGATTCTGCACCGGATGTTATAATTCCAAGGATTATGAGATACAATGATGATAAGCGTCATGAAGCCTTCTTACAAGATATCCATGACTGTATGATTTGTTTCAGCGAGTGTGCTG GCATCGATTTCATCATACTTCCATGCCATCATTTCTTTTGCCGGAAATGCATGCGAACATATTGCAAAATTCATGTGAAGGAAGGATCGGTATTGAAGTTGAAGTGTCCTGATACAAAATGTGAAGGTGTTGTTTCTCCTAATGTATTGAAAACGCTTCTGGCGGAGGATGAGTTTGAACGTTGGGAAAAATTGCTTCTTCAGAGAACTCTTGACGCCATGAACGATTTAGTTTATTGTCCAAGGTGCGAAGCTGCTTGCTTGGAGGATGAAAGTAATGATGCAGTGTGTCCAAGCTGTCTATTCAGCTTCTGCACACTTTGTAAATCTCACCGTCATGTGGGAAAACAATGTATGACTGCAGAGGAAAGAATTCGCGTCTTGGAG GAACGGCTAAAATCTAGGCAACTAGACAGCGATCAGAATCAGTTAGAAGAAGTACGCAACCTCCAGGCAATTATGAGGGATGCAAAACAGTGCCCACGATGCAAGATCGCTATATCTAAGATATCAGGATGCAATAAGATGACCTGTTCGAACTGCGGGCATTACTTCTGCTACCAATGTAACTTTGCAATTGTTGGATATGATCATTTCAG ACCGGGTGCATGTGATCTTTTTTCTCGGGAGGAAATGAATAGATGGGAAGAACAAATGAATCCAGAGAGAAGGGCGGGtgctccagctccagctcctgccCCATTGGCTGAAGGACGATATCGTCACCCTTGTCCTACATGTGGCAAACCATGTCCAAAG ATTGGAAATAATAACCACATCTCGTGTACGTCATGCCATACACAGTTCTGTGCATTGTGTCGGAAGACTGTCCAGAGAACTTCACAACATTTTGGTCCCAggggttgcaaacaacatactgcAGATCCCGACTGA